Proteins from one Stenotrophomonas aracearum genomic window:
- a CDS encoding glycosyltransferase yields MLEPNESFVVVTPVYEDHVASTRLFTELARLYGDRVYVVAVDDGSIREPVQPFQLSSSGVSGVVLKLRRNVGHQKAIAVGLGYVEENLPDAQRVIVMDSDGEDLPETIATLLEATRDENVDVAVARRKSRVETLRFRAFYVVYKFIFQLLTGRTISFGNFMAIKVSALHRLNAMHEVWTHVAAGLIASKLRLAVCPIDRGPRYAGQSKMNFVGLTLHGFRALMVFAEDVLVRVGLMCVLVSSASIVLAVVATLLKLAGYATPGWFSMALGVLFLVFLQTGTLTLMTLMLSGIVRGTIQKPGAYREYLAGVTEVTADVAPR; encoded by the coding sequence ATGCTTGAGCCCAACGAATCGTTCGTGGTGGTCACCCCGGTCTACGAAGACCATGTGGCCTCGACCCGCTTGTTCACCGAGCTGGCGCGCCTGTACGGCGACCGTGTCTACGTGGTGGCGGTGGACGACGGCTCGATCCGCGAACCGGTGCAGCCGTTCCAGCTGTCCAGCTCCGGGGTGAGCGGGGTGGTGCTGAAGCTGCGCCGCAATGTCGGCCACCAGAAGGCCATCGCGGTCGGGCTGGGCTATGTAGAGGAAAACCTGCCGGACGCGCAGCGGGTGATCGTAATGGACTCGGACGGCGAGGATCTGCCCGAGACCATCGCCACGCTGCTGGAAGCGACCCGCGACGAGAATGTCGACGTGGCCGTGGCGCGGCGCAAGAGCCGGGTGGAAACGCTGCGCTTCCGCGCGTTCTACGTGGTCTACAAGTTCATCTTCCAGCTGCTCACCGGGCGCACCATCAGCTTCGGCAACTTCATGGCGATCAAGGTCAGTGCGCTGCACCGCCTCAACGCGATGCACGAGGTCTGGACCCATGTGGCCGCCGGCCTCATTGCCAGCAAGCTACGCCTGGCGGTGTGCCCGATCGACCGGGGCCCGCGCTACGCCGGGCAGAGCAAGATGAACTTCGTGGGGCTCACGCTGCATGGGTTCCGCGCGCTGATGGTGTTCGCCGAAGATGTGCTGGTCCGGGTAGGCCTGATGTGCGTGCTGGTGTCCTCGGCCTCCATCGTACTGGCCGTGGTGGCCACCCTGCTCAAGCTGGCCGGTTATGCCACACCGGGCTGGTTCTCGATGGCGCTGGGCGTGTTGTTCCTGGTGTTCCTGCAGACCGGCACGCTGACCCTGATGACGCTGATGCTGAGCGGGATCGTGCGCGGCACCATCCAGAAGCCGGGTGCCTACCGCGAGTACCTGGCGGGCGTCACCGAAGTCACCGCCGATGTCGCGCCGCGCTGA
- a CDS encoding threonine/serine ThrE exporter family protein, with protein sequence MSADAPAIATPPATYAQRVAFVSEIAGRLHSYGTTAQRLEAAVVALAQRLDLDCEPWSNPTGLILSFSDPTKAIGSSDITRVIRLAPGENDLHKLSIADQITDAVANGTMSIAQGHTALRQLDKDPGRRGKIRMILSYSLGAAGVAGLWKLPWLDIATAGVIGLLIGLMTLITDRRPASREASEALAALLAGTVAALVASFVGALNLNTVIIASLVVMLPGMSLTNAVNELASQHWVSGTARFAGAITTILKLTVGAVIAVTLSGIFGLDPLVRASRPQDAWVEWSALLLAAFAFAMLFKASRRDYPWVIAASVAGYAISKFAGQAWGMPAGIFMSAMVMTAAGNLFGRLVQRPGAIIRLPGIIMLVPGSTSLRGVLTLVQQQDMGAGQVVLMTVLNVVMALVAGLLFGNLLFPARKNL encoded by the coding sequence ATGTCTGCCGACGCACCCGCCATTGCAACCCCTCCGGCCACCTACGCACAGCGGGTGGCTTTCGTGTCCGAAATCGCCGGGCGGCTGCACAGCTACGGCACCACCGCCCAGCGGCTGGAGGCCGCGGTAGTGGCGCTGGCGCAGCGGCTGGACCTGGACTGCGAGCCCTGGTCGAATCCGACCGGGTTGATCCTGAGCTTCAGCGACCCGACCAAAGCGATCGGTTCGTCGGACATCACGCGCGTGATCCGGCTGGCACCGGGCGAAAACGACCTGCACAAACTCAGCATTGCCGACCAGATCACCGACGCGGTGGCCAACGGCACCATGAGCATCGCCCAGGGCCACACCGCACTGCGGCAACTGGACAAGGACCCCGGCCGGCGCGGCAAGATCCGCATGATCCTGTCCTACAGCCTGGGCGCGGCCGGCGTGGCGGGGCTGTGGAAGCTGCCCTGGCTGGATATCGCCACGGCCGGCGTGATCGGGCTGCTGATCGGCCTGATGACGCTGATCACCGACCGTCGCCCGGCCAGCCGCGAGGCGAGCGAGGCATTGGCCGCATTGCTGGCCGGTACCGTTGCGGCGCTGGTGGCTTCGTTCGTGGGCGCGCTGAACCTCAATACGGTGATCATCGCCTCGCTGGTGGTGATGCTGCCCGGCATGTCGCTGACCAACGCGGTGAATGAACTGGCCAGCCAGCACTGGGTATCGGGCACGGCGCGTTTCGCCGGTGCGATCACCACCATTCTGAAACTGACCGTGGGTGCGGTGATCGCGGTGACGCTGTCGGGCATTTTCGGCCTGGACCCGCTGGTGCGCGCGTCGCGACCGCAGGATGCGTGGGTGGAATGGAGCGCGCTGCTGCTGGCGGCATTCGCGTTCGCGATGCTGTTCAAGGCCAGCCGTCGCGATTATCCGTGGGTGATTGCCGCGTCGGTGGCCGGGTATGCGATTTCAAAATTCGCCGGGCAGGCATGGGGTATGCCGGCAGGGATTTTCATGTCGGCGATGGTGATGACCGCGGCGGGTAATCTGTTCGGGCGGCTGGTGCAGCGCCCGGGGGCGATCATCCGGCTGCCGGGCATCATCATGCTGGTGCCGGGCAGTACCAGCCTGCGCGGGGTGCTGACCCTGGTGCAGCAGCAGGACATGGGCGCGGGGCAGGTGGTGCTGATGACCGTGTTGAATGTGGTGATGGCGCTGGTGGCGGGGTTGCTGTTTGGCAACCTGCTGTTCCCGGCGCGAAAGAATCTGTGA
- a CDS encoding alpha-ketoglutarate-dependent dioxygenase AlkB family protein, whose product MDLHLPDAQVHWHRHWLATPAADALQRQLRGEVPWEVHKIRMFGRQVDSPRLSCWMGDPAARYRYSGTDFVPHAWHPALVPLRDALGEFCGQAFNSVLLNCYRDNDDGMGWHSDNEPELGPTPVIASLSLGAARRFLLRRRDDHTRKAEVTLGHGDLLIMGGRTQSFYQHALPKSARPLAERINLTFRWINR is encoded by the coding sequence ATGGATCTCCACCTTCCCGACGCCCAGGTGCACTGGCACCGCCATTGGCTGGCTACGCCTGCCGCCGACGCGCTGCAGCGCCAGCTGCGCGGGGAGGTGCCGTGGGAGGTGCACAAGATCAGGATGTTTGGCCGGCAGGTGGATTCGCCGCGGCTGAGTTGCTGGATGGGGGATCCGGCGGCGCGCTACCGGTATTCGGGTACGGACTTCGTGCCGCATGCGTGGCATCCGGCGCTGGTGCCGTTGCGAGACGCGTTGGGCGAGTTCTGCGGGCAGGCATTCAACAGCGTGCTGCTGAACTGTTACCGGGATAACGATGACGGGATGGGGTGGCATAGCGACAATGAGCCGGAGCTTGGGCCTACGCCGGTGATTGCGTCATTGAGCCTGGGTGCTGCGCGCCGGTTCCTGCTGCGGCGGCGGGATGATCACACGCGCAAAGCCGAGGTGACGTTGGGTCATGGCGATCTGTTGATCATGGGAGGGCGGACGCAGTCGTTCTATCAGCATGCGTTGCCGAAGAGCGCGCGGCCTTTGGCCGAGCGCATCAACCTCACGTTCCGGTGGATCAACCGGTAG
- a CDS encoding MlaD family protein, with translation METKANYVLIGAFTIIVGLALLAFGLWAAKYSSDRTWTEYRVVFREAVTGLSVGSPVQYNGIAVGSITELNLVPDDPRQVVARIRLNSNTPVKTDTRAKLAITSLTGPSIIQLSGGTPQAQALTAVNRDPAPIIPTTPSALQNITDVANRIVERMDQVLSDRNVASINATLANLETISGGLADRDQGTQALLMSARDAARSLDDTLKTTNGTIKRLDTNLVQQLPPILDKLETTLTKLDSAAGSADSILGENRAAINSFANDGLAQLGPTLTELRGLIRDLRRVSDKLDNNPARYLLGRDAPKEFEPK, from the coding sequence ATGGAAACCAAAGCCAATTACGTACTGATCGGCGCCTTCACCATCATCGTCGGGCTGGCACTGCTGGCGTTCGGGTTGTGGGCGGCCAAGTACTCCTCCGACCGCACCTGGACCGAATATCGCGTGGTGTTCCGCGAGGCCGTCACCGGCCTCTCCGTGGGCAGCCCGGTGCAGTACAACGGCATCGCGGTCGGCTCGATCACCGAACTCAACCTGGTGCCGGACGACCCGCGCCAGGTGGTGGCCCGCATCCGCCTGAACTCCAACACGCCGGTCAAGACCGACACCCGCGCCAAGCTGGCCATCACCAGCCTGACCGGTCCCTCGATCATCCAGCTCAGCGGCGGCACCCCGCAGGCGCAGGCGCTGACCGCGGTGAACCGCGACCCGGCCCCGATCATTCCGACCACGCCTTCGGCGCTGCAGAACATCACCGACGTGGCCAACCGCATCGTCGAGCGCATGGACCAGGTGCTGAGCGACCGCAACGTGGCCAGCATCAACGCCACCCTGGCCAATCTGGAGACCATCAGCGGCGGCCTGGCCGACCGCGACCAGGGCACCCAGGCACTGCTGATGAGCGCGCGTGACGCCGCGCGCAGCCTGGACGACACGCTCAAGACCACCAACGGCACCATCAAGCGCCTGGACACCAACCTGGTGCAGCAGCTGCCGCCGATCCTGGACAAGCTGGAAACCACCCTGACCAAGCTCGACTCGGCGGCCGGCAGTGCCGATTCCATCCTTGGCGAGAACCGGGCGGCGATCAACAGCTTCGCCAACGACGGCCTGGCCCAGCTCGGCCCGACCCTGACCGAACTGCGCGGACTGATCCGCGACCTGCGCCGGGTCAGCGACAAACTGGACAACAACCCGGCCCGCTACCTGCTCGGCCGTGACGCGCCGAAGGAGTTCGAACCCAAATGA
- a CDS encoding ABC transporter ATP-binding protein, which translates to MTTTAAPEQDTRTELADEQGLAIRVRGLTNRFGSQVVHDGLDLDVRRGEILGVVGGSGTGKSVLMRSILGLRHPDEGQIEVLGVDARSDNRADRLHIERNTGVLFQDGALFSSMTVGENVQVPLKEHHGELPERWHYELALLKVKLAGLPADAINKLPSQLSGGMRKRAGLARALALDPPLLFLDEPTAGLDPIGAAAFDRLIKTLQEALGLTVMLITHDLDTLYAICDRVAVLADRKVIANAPLHEIEQLDHPWIQEYFHGPRARAARDAKQKSE; encoded by the coding sequence ATGACGACCACGGCCGCCCCTGAACAAGACACCCGCACCGAACTGGCCGACGAGCAAGGGCTGGCGATCCGCGTGCGCGGGCTCACCAACCGCTTCGGCAGCCAGGTCGTGCACGACGGGCTGGACCTGGACGTGCGCCGCGGCGAGATCCTCGGCGTGGTCGGCGGCTCGGGTACCGGCAAGTCGGTGCTGATGCGCAGCATCCTCGGCCTGCGCCATCCCGACGAAGGCCAGATCGAAGTGCTCGGCGTGGACGCACGTTCGGACAACCGCGCCGACCGCCTGCACATCGAACGCAACACCGGCGTACTGTTCCAGGACGGCGCGCTGTTCTCCTCGATGACCGTCGGCGAGAACGTGCAGGTGCCGCTGAAGGAACACCACGGCGAGCTGCCCGAGCGCTGGCATTACGAGCTGGCCCTGCTCAAGGTGAAACTGGCCGGCCTGCCCGCCGATGCGATCAACAAGCTGCCCTCGCAGCTGTCCGGCGGCATGCGCAAGCGCGCCGGCCTGGCCCGTGCGCTGGCGCTGGACCCGCCCCTGCTGTTCCTGGATGAACCCACTGCCGGGCTCGACCCGATCGGCGCGGCCGCCTTCGACCGCCTGATCAAGACCCTGCAGGAAGCGCTGGGCCTGACCGTGATGCTGATCACCCACGACCTGGACACGCTGTATGCGATCTGCGACCGCGTGGCGGTACTGGCCGACCGCAAGGTGATCGCCAACGCCCCGTTGCACGAGATCGAACAACTGGACCATCCGTGGATCCAGGAATATTTCCACGGACCGCGCGCGCGTGCTGCACGCGACGCAAAGCAGAAGAGCGAGTAA
- the pssA gene encoding CDP-diacylglycerol--serine O-phosphatidyltransferase: MDQMKPPPRSRSIYLLPNLFTTAGLFAGFYAIIAAANGDFVNAAIAVFVAAVMDGLDGRVARLTGTSSEFGVQYDSLADLVSFGMAPALVMYHWSLSWLKFDDPIMGRVGWAVAFLYAACAALRLARFNTQVSVVDKRWFIGLASPAAAGLMMSFVWAFADGALGWDGNELRYVALGVTLIAALLMVSRIRFWSFKGGGEKGPRADRVPFLALALVPIAIAIMVIDLPRVLFAMGVIYALSGPVSWIWQRTRKSAEPTA; encoded by the coding sequence ATGGATCAGATGAAACCCCCGCCGCGCTCGCGCAGCATTTACCTGTTGCCCAACCTGTTCACCACGGCCGGCCTGTTCGCGGGGTTCTACGCGATCATCGCCGCCGCCAATGGCGACTTCGTCAATGCCGCCATTGCGGTGTTCGTGGCGGCGGTCATGGACGGCCTGGACGGCCGCGTGGCCCGGCTGACCGGCACCAGCAGCGAATTCGGCGTGCAGTACGACTCGCTGGCCGACCTGGTGAGCTTCGGCATGGCCCCGGCGCTGGTGATGTACCACTGGTCGCTGTCGTGGCTGAAGTTCGACGACCCGATCATGGGGCGGGTCGGCTGGGCGGTGGCGTTCCTGTATGCGGCCTGCGCGGCGCTGCGCCTGGCCCGCTTCAACACCCAGGTCAGCGTGGTCGACAAGCGCTGGTTCATCGGCCTGGCCAGCCCGGCGGCGGCCGGGTTGATGATGTCGTTCGTATGGGCCTTCGCCGACGGCGCGCTGGGCTGGGACGGCAATGAACTGCGCTACGTGGCGCTGGGCGTGACCCTGATTGCCGCCCTGCTGATGGTCAGCCGGATCCGCTTCTGGAGCTTCAAGGGTGGCGGCGAGAAGGGCCCGCGCGCCGACCGCGTGCCGTTCCTGGCACTGGCGCTGGTGCCGATCGCCATCGCGATCATGGTCATCGACCTGCCGCGCGTGCTGTTCGCGATGGGCGTGATCTATGCGCTGTCCGGCCCGGTCAGCTGGATCTGGCAGCGCACCCGCAAGTCGGCCGAGCCGACCGCGTGA
- a CDS encoding GtrA family protein, protein MSRRADFRQLLRYVINGLVATGVHFAVLTLLVEVVHVPSKGVANLLAAAVAIVSSFLGNRYFVFAATQARAGGQLWRFVLLYAAIALINGGLMALWSDLFKFDYRIGFVLISIIQFILSFLGNRLLVFKP, encoded by the coding sequence ATGTCGCGCCGCGCTGATTTCCGCCAGCTGCTGCGGTACGTCATCAACGGGCTGGTAGCCACCGGCGTGCACTTCGCGGTGCTGACGCTGCTGGTGGAGGTGGTGCACGTGCCTTCCAAGGGCGTTGCCAACCTGCTGGCAGCGGCAGTGGCCATCGTGTCGTCCTTCCTCGGCAATCGCTACTTCGTATTCGCCGCCACCCAGGCCCGTGCCGGCGGCCAGCTGTGGCGGTTCGTGCTGCTCTATGCCGCCATCGCGCTGATCAATGGCGGCCTGATGGCGCTATGGTCGGACCTGTTCAAGTTCGATTACCGGATCGGCTTCGTGCTGATCAGCATCATCCAGTTCATCCTCTCGTTCCTCGGCAATCGCCTGCTGGTGTTCAAACCATGA
- a CDS encoding DUF4124 domain-containing protein: MRALPLVCCLLLASATASAGNVYKWKDANGVTQYSEKPPTGQQAEQRQIQNRDPAAGPVTAKAAAPAESTDCTNARNNLTLLNGKGDVMQDTDGDGKPDKALDADQRTAQKGLAEAAIKAYCKPAA, translated from the coding sequence ATGCGTGCCCTGCCCCTCGTGTGCTGCCTGCTGCTCGCCAGCGCTACGGCCAGCGCCGGAAACGTCTACAAGTGGAAAGACGCCAATGGCGTCACCCAGTATTCCGAGAAGCCGCCCACCGGCCAGCAGGCCGAGCAGCGCCAGATCCAGAACCGCGACCCGGCCGCCGGCCCCGTCACGGCCAAGGCAGCGGCCCCCGCCGAGTCGACCGACTGCACCAATGCCCGCAACAACCTGACCCTGCTCAACGGCAAGGGCGATGTGATGCAGGACACCGACGGCGACGGCAAGCCCGACAAGGCGCTGGACGCGGACCAGCGCACGGCCCAGAAGGGCCTGGCTGAAGCAGCCATCAAGGCGTACTGCAAGCCGGCGGCCTGA
- a CDS encoding UDP-glucuronic acid decarboxylase family protein, whose product MRSHDSTKRILVTGGAGFLGSHLIERLLGQGHEVVCADNLFTGTKRNIAHLLGNPHFEFLRHDVTFPLYIEVDEIWNLACPASPVHYSHDPVQTTKTSVHGAINLLGLAKRLDCRIFQASTSEVYGDPSVHPQREEYWGNVNPIGPRSCYDEGKRCAETLFFDYHRQHGLDIKVARIFNTYGPRMHPNDGRVVSNFIVQALRGENITIYGEGQQTRSFCYVDDLIEGFIRLMATDKDFTGPVNLGNPAEMTIRELAEAVIALTNSGSKLVFKPLPQDDPMQRQPDITLAKSKLGGWEPQVKLEDGLRRTIAYFDGLLSA is encoded by the coding sequence ATGAGAAGTCATGACAGCACCAAGCGCATCCTGGTCACCGGCGGTGCGGGTTTCCTCGGCTCGCACCTGATCGAGCGCCTGCTCGGCCAGGGCCACGAAGTGGTCTGCGCGGACAACCTGTTCACCGGCACCAAGCGCAACATCGCGCACCTGCTGGGCAACCCGCACTTCGAATTCCTGCGCCACGACGTCACCTTCCCGCTGTATATCGAAGTGGACGAGATCTGGAACCTGGCCTGCCCCGCCTCGCCGGTGCATTACAGCCATGACCCGGTGCAGACCACCAAGACCTCGGTCCATGGCGCGATCAACCTGCTGGGACTGGCCAAGCGGCTGGACTGCCGGATCTTCCAGGCGTCCACCAGCGAGGTCTATGGCGACCCGAGCGTGCACCCGCAGCGCGAGGAATACTGGGGCAACGTGAACCCGATCGGCCCGCGCTCCTGCTATGACGAAGGCAAACGCTGTGCGGAGACGTTGTTCTTCGATTACCACCGCCAGCATGGGCTGGACATCAAGGTGGCGCGCATCTTCAACACGTATGGTCCGCGCATGCACCCGAATGATGGGCGCGTGGTGTCGAACTTCATCGTGCAGGCGTTGCGCGGCGAGAACATCACCATCTACGGCGAGGGGCAGCAGACGCGTTCGTTCTGCTATGTGGATGACCTGATTGAAGGGTTCATCCGGTTGATGGCCACCGATAAGGACTTCACCGGCCCGGTCAACCTGGGCAACCCGGCCGAGATGACCATTCGCGAGCTGGCCGAGGCGGTGATTGCGTTGACCAATTCGGGCTCGAAGCTGGTGTTCAAACCGTTGCCGCAGGATGACCCGATGCAGCGCCAGCCGGATATCACCTTGGCGAAGAGCAAGCTGGGTGGTTGGGAGCCGCAGGTGAAGCTGGAGGATGGGCTTCGACGGACGATTGCGTATTTTGATGGGTTGTTGAGCGCCTGA
- a CDS encoding proline--tRNA ligase encodes MRLSQFHLRTTKETPSDAELTSHRLMLRAGMIRKLASGLYIWSPLGLRVLRKVERIVREEMENAGAVEFQVPTIQPKELWEATGRWEKFGPQLLKIKDRKDQVFCYSPTAEEAAADFARQELSSYKQLPVNFFQIQTKFRDEIRPRFGVMRAREFLMKDAYSFHLDDECLVREYENMKAAYARVFTRLGLDFRMVQADSGAIGGDASQEFHVIADSGEDALVFSTGSDYAANMEAAVAAAPGPRAAAGEALRKVETPTQKTCEAVAALLGIELSRTVKSIAVMTEAGFVLALVRGDHDVNEIKLGKVDGLQGYRMAGEAEIATHLGSEPGFLGPLNPAQPIRVVADRDVAAMADFVVGANEVGFHIAGVNWGRDLPEPEVADIRNAKEGDRAADGGELRVARGIEVGHVFQLGRQYAQALNATVLDENGKAQVMAMGCYGIGISRIVAAAIEQNHDDAGIIWPDAMAPWQVVVCVINPKQDESVSAAAADLLAELQAAGLDAALDDRGLRPGNMFADIELIGVPHRVVVSERGLAAGTFEYRARTASEAESLDRAGLMAKFAK; translated from the coding sequence ATGCGCCTCTCCCAGTTCCACCTGCGTACCACCAAGGAAACCCCCAGCGATGCCGAGCTCACCAGCCACCGGCTGATGCTGCGCGCGGGCATGATCCGCAAGCTGGCCTCGGGGCTGTACATCTGGTCGCCGCTGGGCCTGCGCGTGCTGCGCAAGGTCGAGCGCATCGTGCGCGAGGAAATGGAAAATGCCGGCGCCGTGGAATTTCAGGTGCCGACCATCCAGCCCAAGGAGCTGTGGGAAGCCACCGGCCGCTGGGAAAAGTTCGGACCGCAGCTGCTCAAGATCAAGGACCGCAAGGACCAGGTGTTTTGCTACAGCCCCACCGCTGAAGAGGCCGCGGCCGATTTCGCGCGCCAGGAGCTGTCCAGCTACAAGCAACTGCCGGTCAACTTCTTCCAGATCCAGACCAAGTTCCGCGACGAGATCCGCCCGCGGTTCGGCGTGATGCGCGCGCGCGAGTTCCTGATGAAGGACGCCTACTCCTTCCACCTGGACGACGAGTGCCTGGTGCGCGAGTACGAGAACATGAAGGCCGCCTACGCCCGCGTGTTCACCCGCCTGGGCCTGGACTTCCGCATGGTGCAGGCTGATTCCGGCGCGATCGGCGGCGACGCCTCGCAGGAATTCCACGTGATCGCCGACTCCGGCGAAGACGCGCTGGTGTTCTCCACCGGTTCGGACTACGCGGCCAACATGGAAGCGGCCGTTGCCGCAGCCCCCGGCCCGCGTGCGGCCGCCGGCGAGGCGCTGCGCAAGGTGGAAACCCCCACCCAGAAGACCTGCGAAGCAGTGGCCGCCCTGCTCGGCATCGAGCTTTCGCGCACGGTGAAGTCCATCGCGGTAATGACCGAGGCCGGCTTCGTGCTGGCGCTGGTGCGCGGCGACCACGACGTCAATGAAATCAAACTGGGCAAGGTGGACGGCCTGCAGGGCTACCGCATGGCCGGTGAAGCGGAAATCGCCACGCACCTGGGCAGCGAGCCGGGCTTCCTGGGCCCGCTCAATCCCGCCCAGCCGATCCGCGTCGTGGCCGATCGCGACGTTGCAGCGATGGCCGACTTTGTCGTCGGCGCCAATGAAGTCGGTTTCCACATTGCCGGCGTCAACTGGGGCCGCGACCTGCCCGAGCCGGAAGTGGCCGATATCCGCAACGCGAAGGAAGGCGACCGCGCCGCCGACGGCGGGGAACTGCGCGTGGCCCGTGGCATTGAAGTGGGCCATGTGTTCCAGCTCGGTCGCCAGTATGCGCAGGCCTTGAATGCCACCGTGCTCGATGAAAACGGCAAGGCGCAGGTCATGGCCATGGGCTGCTATGGCATCGGTATTTCGCGCATCGTCGCTGCGGCGATCGAGCAGAACCATGACGACGCGGGCATTATCTGGCCGGACGCGATGGCGCCGTGGCAGGTGGTGGTGTGCGTGATCAACCCGAAGCAGGACGAAAGCGTTTCCGCTGCCGCCGCCGATCTGCTCGCCGAGCTGCAGGCTGCCGGTCTGGATGCGGCGCTGGACGACCGTGGCCTGCGCCCGGGCAACATGTTCGCCGACATCGAACTGATCGGCGTGCCGCACCGCGTGGTGGTGTCCGAACGTGGCCTGGCTGCCGGCACGTTCGAATACCGTGCACGCACGGCCAGTGAAGCGGAAAGCCTGGACCGCGCCGGGCTGATGGCGAAGTTTGCGAAATGA
- a CDS encoding ABC transporter permease, with translation MTPDNAPHLEQDPQDPGKILLSGQWTLRTALDAAEVLRAGPEKVTGIDASGITQLDSAGVLQVLRVAHRADLGEDALTFREEHRALVCTIEEVADDRPKAKRDFGVLAALERLGVSVHATGHNIVALASFLGENLVKAGRLIREPRRFRLTSTVHHMEQVGLDAVPLVALLSYLVGAVIAFLGSTILRDFGAEIYVVELVSIAFLREFAVLLTAIVLAGRTASAFTAQIGSMKAREEIDAIQTLGLDPVDLLVLPRLIALLITLPLLTFIAMIAGLAGGVTVGAFDLDIPPQMYLARLHDTIEVRHMLVGLAKAPVFAAVIGLIGCLEGLKVEGTAQSVGERTTSSVVQTISLVIIIDAFAALWFMHMDW, from the coding sequence ATGACGCCCGACAACGCCCCCCACCTCGAACAGGATCCACAGGACCCCGGCAAGATCCTCTTGTCTGGCCAGTGGACGTTGCGCACCGCGCTGGATGCGGCCGAAGTCCTGCGCGCCGGGCCGGAAAAGGTCACCGGGATCGACGCCAGCGGCATCACCCAGCTGGACTCGGCCGGCGTGCTGCAGGTGCTGCGCGTGGCCCATCGCGCCGACCTCGGCGAAGACGCACTCACCTTCCGCGAAGAACACCGCGCGCTGGTCTGCACCATTGAAGAGGTCGCCGACGACCGCCCCAAGGCCAAGCGCGACTTCGGCGTGCTGGCCGCACTCGAGCGCCTCGGCGTCAGCGTGCATGCCACCGGACACAACATCGTGGCGCTGGCCAGCTTCCTCGGCGAGAACCTGGTCAAGGCCGGGCGCCTGATCCGCGAACCGCGTCGTTTCCGGCTCACCTCGACCGTGCACCACATGGAGCAGGTCGGCCTGGACGCGGTGCCGCTGGTGGCGCTGCTGTCCTACCTGGTCGGCGCGGTGATCGCGTTCCTTGGCTCGACCATCCTGCGCGACTTCGGCGCCGAAATTTACGTGGTGGAACTGGTCAGCATCGCCTTCCTGCGCGAATTCGCCGTGCTGCTCACCGCCATCGTGCTGGCCGGCCGCACCGCCAGCGCGTTCACCGCGCAGATCGGCTCGATGAAGGCGCGCGAGGAGATCGACGCGATCCAGACCCTCGGCCTGGACCCGGTCGACCTGCTGGTGCTGCCGCGCCTGATCGCGCTGCTCATCACCCTGCCGCTGCTGACCTTCATCGCGATGATCGCCGGCCTGGCCGGCGGCGTCACCGTCGGCGCGTTCGACCTGGACATCCCGCCGCAGATGTACCTGGCGCGCCTGCACGACACCATCGAAGTGCGGCACATGCTGGTGGGCCTGGCCAAAGCGCCGGTGTTCGCCGCGGTGATCGGCCTGATCGGCTGCCTGGAAGGCCTCAAGGTGGAAGGCACCGCGCAGTCGGTCGGCGAGCGCACCACGTCCAGCGTGGTGCAGACCATCTCGCTGGTGATCATCATCGACGCGTTCGCCGCGTTGTGGTTCATGCACATGGACTGGTGA
- a CDS encoding ABC-type transport auxiliary lipoprotein family protein, with translation MSRMPLLPASLPRLLLPAALMIALGACSSLLGGGERSQVTIYSPVVRVQPDPSWPKVDWALVLVKPTAARVVDSPRINVRPNPGELEVYKGVSWAQPATDMVDDALVRAFEDSGRITGVARATTGIRADYKLALDVRRFESDYRGQATPTALIEINAKLIHVIDQRVVADRTFRQEQPVGSTATGDVAHALEKGLEEVTRELVGWTLVTGQNDSKTATVIPSRLR, from the coding sequence ATGAGCCGCATGCCGCTTCTTCCCGCCTCCCTACCCCGCCTGCTGCTGCCGGCGGCACTGATGATCGCGCTGGGCGCCTGCTCCTCGTTGCTGGGCGGCGGCGAGCGCAGCCAGGTCACCATCTATTCGCCGGTGGTGCGCGTGCAGCCCGACCCGTCGTGGCCGAAGGTCGACTGGGCGCTGGTGCTGGTCAAGCCGACCGCTGCACGCGTGGTCGACAGCCCGCGCATCAACGTGCGCCCGAACCCCGGCGAGCTGGAGGTCTACAAGGGTGTGAGCTGGGCGCAGCCCGCCACCGACATGGTGGACGACGCACTGGTGCGCGCCTTCGAGGATTCCGGCCGCATTACCGGGGTGGCGCGCGCCACTACTGGTATCCGCGCCGACTACAAGCTGGCGCTGGATGTACGACGGTTCGAGTCGGACTACCGGGGCCAGGCGACGCCGACCGCGCTGATCGAGATCAACGCCAAGCTGATCCATGTGATTGACCAGCGGGTTGTTGCCGATCGGACGTTCCGGCAGGAACAGCCGGTGGGGAGCACGGCGACCGGTGACGTGGCGCATGCGCTGGAGAAGGGGTTGGAGGAAGTGACCCGTGAGCTGGTGGGTTGGACGTTGGTGACCGGGCAGAATGACAGCAAGACGGCGACGGTGATTCCCTCACGCCTGCGCTGA